CGCGAGGTGGTTGAAGAAGGCGTTGCCGAAGTTACCGCCATTTTAAAAGAATACGAAGAAGTAAATGAGGCCTTTGGTTTGGAAGAAAACTATTCTGATCCTGACAAAATGGATAAGTTAATGGCCAGACAGGGCGAACTTCAGGATAAAATCGATTCTTTGGGCGCCTGGGAAATTGATTCGAAATTGGAAAGAGCCATGGATGCCTTACGTTGCCCTGATCCTGACACTAAAATAGGTGTATTATCGGGAGGTGAACGCCGCCGTGTGGCCATGTGCCGTTTATTGCTTCAACACCCTGATGTATTGTTACTGGATGAGCCTACCAACCACTTGGATGCCGAAAGTATCGATTGGTTAGAGCAATTCTTACAAAACTACGAAGGAACCGTTATTGCAGTTACCCACGATAGGTATTTCTTAGATAATGTGGCCGGATGGATTTTAGAGTTAGACCGCGGTGAGGGTATTCCATGGAAAGGGAATTACAGCAGCTGGTTAGATCAGAAAGCAAAACGTTTATCGCAGGAAGAGAAAACAGAAAGCAAACGCCAGAAAACTTTGGAACGTGAGCTGGAATGGGTACGTATGGCACCAAAAGCACGTCATGCAAAATCTAAAGCACGTTTAGCCAACTACGATAAATTAGCTTCAGAAGATGGCAGAGAAAGAGAAGATAAATTAGAGCTCTTTATTCCTGCAGGCCCACGCCTGGGTAATGTGGTAATTGAAGCAACAAATGTTACCAAAGCTTACGGCGATAAAGTATTGTTCGATAACTTAAACTTCTCCCTTCCTCCAGCAGGTATTGTGGGTATTATTGGTCCCAATGGTGCAGGTAAAACCACATTATTCCGTTTAATTACCGGACAGGAAGAAGCAGATGCCGGTACTTTCCGTGTTGGCGAAACGGTTGAGCTGGGTTATGTAGATCAGATGCATAATGATTTAGATGCCGATAAAACCGTGTACGAAAATATTACCGATGGATTAGACAATATACAATTGGGAAATAAAGCGGTTAACGGACGTGCTTATGTTTCAAAATTCAACTTTAATGGTGGCGATCAGCAGAAAAAAGTAGGTATTTTATCAGGTGGTGAGCGTAACCGTGTGCACTTGGCCATTACCTTGAAAAAAGGAGCCAATGTATTGCTATTGGATGAGCCAACCAACGATATTGACGTGAATACTTTACGTGCACTGGAAGAAGCCTTAGAAAACTTTGGTGGTTGTGCCGTAGTGATCAGTCACGATAGGTGGTTTTTGGATAGGATCTGTACACACATTCTTGCTTTCGAAGGTAACTCTGAAGTTTACTTCTTCGAAGGCAACTATTCAGATTATGAAGAAAACCGCAAAAAGCGCTTGGGCGATGTTACCCCAAAACGCATCAGATATAAAAAATTAAATTAATACAAAGTCCCGATTTTCATCGGGACTTTTTTGTTTGAGAAGCGTAATTTGAAATATATTTCCAATTTCACCGAAGTCAGGTTTAGCGTCATTTTACTATAAAACTTGACTTCTTTTATTGCCGCTACATAGATGGTTGAAAAGGATTTGGCCTTTGGTTTTCTTTCGCTTTGCGTTTCCCCCTAAAAAAGAAGTACAGGTTAATAAACAGCATAATTCCAAGATAAATGGCAAAGCCACCAATTTTAGAACCCAATGCCTCAATTAAATTACGGTAATCGTTAGCGCCAATCGTAATCTTCATAATGAGCAGTGCGAAACCAATGTTCAATAGATAAAAACCCGTTTCGAAGAGTTTGTTCGTCGCATTGGCAATCTCTTCTCTTCCCTTAAAAATATCTAACATATATACCTTACTGTTTTTGAACAGCGTTTTTGAAACATAAAAAGTCAAAAAAAGTGCAACTGGTAAATAAACTGCGTAGCCGATTAAAATTTTTGTCGTTTCCATAATTGAAAATTTTAGATTGTTACTTTATTAATTTATGAATGGTATTGGTAAGCAAATAGATATTTAAATAGTGAAGAATAGACAGGATGCAAACAATGGTGGCCACTTTTACCGACATCACTTCTACAAGCTGCTGCGATGAAAGGATTGTCTCCCACCCTATTAATGTCATGGCACAGTAGCCAATATTCACCAAGTAGTAAGAAACCAGTAACGATTTATTAATCTGCTGACAGAGATCGAGATGATCGGGAATGAGTTCGGCTACAAAGATATTTCCGTTACGGTAACATATTTTTCCTACTACTACGATGATGAATACGATAACCGTTATAAAGATGGCATATCCGAGTACATTGTAATCCATAACCAACAATTTTAAATTATTTAATTTTCAGGAAAAACTGAAAGAATAGATTAAAAAAATACGCCCCTTTGGAGGCATTCTTAAAAATATATTATACTCTTTTTCCTTTCACCATGTAAAAGTAAGTCAAATTTACTAAACTTTCAAATATTACTGAAAATTAATTATAAAAGATCACTTCGTTACCATTAACAAACTTAATATAAGAAACATCTTTCCTTTGGTTAAGCAAAGGAAAGATGTTTTGATTTACATTGGTCAAATTTCTGCATCATGTTAACTGATGAACTTATAATTAACAAGTGAACTAATGGCCAATGAACTTCTAGCGACTATTTTTCAAGGCTTTTTTCACCGCAACATCCGTCACTTCTTCCATTATTTTATAACCTGCAAGGTTAGGATGAACACCATCAACTGTTAGTTCAGCCCGCTGTCCTTTCCTTTCGTCTACCAGCGGCGTCCAATAATCCAAAATGGTGTAATTTCTATCTTTGGCATAGGCCTCAATTTTTTCATTTAAGTTCACAATGGAATCGGCCGCTTTAATACGCTTATTCCATGGATATTCGTAAACAGGCAGATATTTACAGAGTATTACCTTAATATGGTGTAACCGCGCCAGTTCTGCCATCGATTTAATGTTATCCATAATCTTATCCGTGGTAACATGACCAGTATTGCCCGCAATATCATTACTACCTGCCAAAATAATCACCACTTTTGGTTTAAGGTTAATTACATCCTGCCGGAAACGGATAAGCAGTTGCGGCGAAATCTGCCCACTTATCCCCCTATCCAGATATGGGTTTTTAGCAAAATATTCAGGATCTTTCTGTTTCCAGAATTCAAAAATCGAACTCCCTAAAAATACCACCCGCTTTTCTTTTCGGTTTGGAGGTGGCAAAAGCTCATTCTCTTTCTGGTACTTTGTAAGGGCCGCCCAATCATCGGCAAAGTTTTCTTTTTCAGGTTTATTGTTTAAAGAATCCGCTTTCTGAGCCTGGGCAAACAAACTACTTGTAGAAATCAGCAAGATAAAAAACAAGAAATTACTTTTCATGGGGATATGTTATTGGTAAACGAGCGAAACGCTAAACTAAACAAACCGGGTTTAATTATTCTATTCGTCGACATTAAAGTTACCATTCGTTTTACCTTTTTTATTTCCAAACTGGCTCAGGTTATAACTCAAGGTAGCTTGTACAAAACGGCTGATAAACCTTGTCCTATTCTCGGAGATAGAGTTATTGGTAATACTGGTGCTAAAAAGTGCCCCCTGATTAAATAAATCGTTCGCCTGGACAGAAAAAAGGAGTTTGTTGCCCTTAAGGAACGAAGTATTTATTCCCATGTTTACCAGTAAAGGATTGCCGGCATACAAACTATAGCCAAAATTCAAGCTTTTAGAAGCCGATGCATTTACCCGAAAATGCTTGTCGGGGATCCAGCTGACACTTCCACTCAAAGCCACAACCTGTACATTTTTAATGTTTTGGTTCATTACCGAATAGGTATTTGAACTGAAACTATACGACGCACTGGTATTAAAAGAATATTTTTTCTGATTGAGGTTAAACCTAAATCCGTTCGAAACGTTAATGCCGCTACTCCTGTTCAATACATTATCGGTATAAAAAACATTGTGGCTGTAAGCAACATTCCCATTTATAGATAAAGACAGTTTATTATCAAGCATTCTTTTGTTGAAAGAATAATTTCCTCCTACATTATAAATGCCGTTCACATTCTCGTAGGTGGTTTGTTGCTTTAAGCTGTTCAGCGTATCCCTGAGAAAAACTGTATTGCTTACCACGCTGTTAATGGCGAAAGTTCCCGATAAGCCAGCCATAATACTTAAGCCAGATTTCGTACTAAATTTGTTAAAACTCAGATCAGCAGTGTGGCTCGATGTCGCTTTCAGGTCGGGGTTACCAATAATTAGGTTCTGTACATCATTATTGTTCCTTACTGGCTGCAGTTTATTAAAATCAGGCGAATTGGTATAACCATTATAGCCAAAACTCAGGTTTCCGTTGTCTTTAATCTGATAGCTTAAATTGGCCGAAGGAGAAAAATTCAGCTGATAATTTTTGAGTTCCTGTCCGGTGTTCTGGTATTTACCAATAATGATGCTTGGCGAAAAATTAAGACCAAAATTATAACTGATCCGGTTGCTATTGGTATTGTAACCGATGCTGATATTCTGGTTAATGAAATTCGATACATAATCCTGTCCTAATGAATCGACCACAAAACTATTTCCCAATGGACTGGTAACGGACGTAGTTTGTAGGTTCCTGCTCCTGCTTACCGAAAAGCGATAGGAAAAATTGATAAAACTGTATCCGCTACTATCATCTACCTTTTTTAAGGAGTTTGAAAACTGGATATTTCCACCAAAGTTCGAATTTGAAGTATTATTATCTACCAAACGGTTTAATAACGAATCTTTAACCAGTACATTTGTAGTTTCGTTATAATAACGGATAATATCGTTAATGATACTGTTGCTATTTCCGCCACTGCTGCCAAAATTGAAACCCATGGATAGCGAACGTTTATTATTGGCCAAACGCCTTGACCAGTTGATGCTTCCATTAAGATTTGGATTACTATTGCGGGAAGCCGAATTGGAAATAAGATCCTGCTTGATATAGCCTGTTTTATTGGAGGTAGAAAAAGCATCATTCCTGGTATTGGCCAAAGAACCGGCCAGCGAAGCATTGAAATAATTCTTTTTTGTAGCACCGTTTAACCCCAGGTTAATGTTATTGTTTAAAGAATTAGAGTTATTGGTACTTTCCCTTAAATCGTAAATGGTTCCCTGTGGGTTAAAAGTTTCGAGGTAATTGCTCTGAATGGATTTATTGGTGCCGCTGCTAAAATTATAACTCCCGTTAACGCTAAATTCTTTTGAAATTTTATCCCTGATATTACCATTCAAGGCACCATTATTCATCTGGCTGAACTCATTATTGGTAATGCCATAGCGACCGCCAAAACCAATCTGTTTTGTTTTTTTCCATATACTGCCGTTGGTTCCCAGATTATGCGCATTGTTGGTGGCAGAATTCACATTCATTCCCCCAAAAATACCCTTATCCATGCCAGGCTTGGTAACCAGGTTCAGCATTTTTTGAGGGGTACCGATTTTAATGCCGGTAAAATTAGCTTCATCGCCATAATCATCAATTACCTGTAGTTTGGCAATGATATCTGCTGGTAACTGCCTGATATAATCTTCTACATTGCTGGTAAAAAAATCTTCACCATTTACCCGAAGCTTGGTCATTTTTTTTCCCATTGCCGTAACAGCACCTTTTTCATCAACCTCAATGCCCTGTAACTGTTTTAAAAGGTCTTCAACCTTGTCGTTTTCCC
The nucleotide sequence above comes from Pedobacter riviphilus. Encoded proteins:
- the ettA gene encoding energy-dependent translational throttle protein EttA, which translates into the protein MSDEKIIFSMAGVNKIYPPQKQVLKNIYLSFFYGAKIGVIGLNGSGKSSLLKIIAGLDKSYQGEVVFSPGYSVGYLAQEPILDPEKTVREVVEEGVAEVTAILKEYEEVNEAFGLEENYSDPDKMDKLMARQGELQDKIDSLGAWEIDSKLERAMDALRCPDPDTKIGVLSGGERRRVAMCRLLLQHPDVLLLDEPTNHLDAESIDWLEQFLQNYEGTVIAVTHDRYFLDNVAGWILELDRGEGIPWKGNYSSWLDQKAKRLSQEEKTESKRQKTLERELEWVRMAPKARHAKSKARLANYDKLASEDGREREDKLELFIPAGPRLGNVVIEATNVTKAYGDKVLFDNLNFSLPPAGIVGIIGPNGAGKTTLFRLITGQEEADAGTFRVGETVELGYVDQMHNDLDADKTVYENITDGLDNIQLGNKAVNGRAYVSKFNFNGGDQQKKVGILSGGERNRVHLAITLKKGANVLLLDEPTNDIDVNTLRALEEALENFGGCAVVISHDRWFLDRICTHILAFEGNSEVYFFEGNYSDYEENRKKRLGDVTPKRIRYKKLN
- a CDS encoding GDSL-type esterase/lipase family protein; the protein is MKSNFLFFILLISTSSLFAQAQKADSLNNKPEKENFADDWAALTKYQKENELLPPPNRKEKRVVFLGSSIFEFWKQKDPEYFAKNPYLDRGISGQISPQLLIRFRQDVINLKPKVVIILAGSNDIAGNTGHVTTDKIMDNIKSMAELARLHHIKVILCKYLPVYEYPWNKRIKAADSIVNLNEKIEAYAKDRNYTILDYWTPLVDERKGQRAELTVDGVHPNLAGYKIMEEVTDVAVKKALKNSR
- a CDS encoding outer membrane beta-barrel protein translates to MRKSNNLCFLLFFILITFSFNALAQSQFKISGHVTDSLKKPIEGVSIQLITDKDTLRSNSDSKGNFTFPKVGHNKFYLSIKALGYKPYASIYEVESSKKSSNLDPIMLKTESIRLEDVEVKVKIDPIKIKKDTIEYNAGAYTIRENDKVEDLLKQLQGIEVDEKGAVTAMGKKMTKLRVNGEDFFTSNVEDYIRQLPADIIAKLQVIDDYGDEANFTGIKIGTPQKMLNLVTKPGMDKGIFGGMNVNSATNNAHNLGTNGSIWKKTKQIGFGGRYGITNNEFSQMNNGALNGNIRDKISKEFSVNGSYNFSSGTNKSIQSNYLETFNPQGTIYDLRESTNNSNSLNNNINLGLNGATKKNYFNASLAGSLANTRNDAFSTSNKTGYIKQDLISNSASRNSNPNLNGSINWSRRLANNKRSLSMGFNFGSSGGNSNSIINDIIRYYNETTNVLVKDSLLNRLVDNNTSNSNFGGNIQFSNSLKKVDDSSGYSFINFSYRFSVSRSRNLQTTSVTSPLGNSFVVDSLGQDYVSNFINQNISIGYNTNSNRISYNFGLNFSPSIIIGKYQNTGQELKNYQLNFSPSANLSYQIKDNGNLSFGYNGYTNSPDFNKLQPVRNNNDVQNLIIGNPDLKATSSHTADLSFNKFSTKSGLSIMAGLSGTFAINSVVSNTVFLRDTLNSLKQQTTYENVNGIYNVGGNYSFNKRMLDNKLSLSINGNVAYSHNVFYTDNVLNRSSGINVSNGFRFNLNQKKYSFNTSASYSFSSNTYSVMNQNIKNVQVVALSGSVSWIPDKHFRVNASASKSLNFGYSLYAGNPLLVNMGINTSFLKGNKLLFSVQANDLFNQGALFSTSITNNSISENRTRFISRFVQATLSYNLSQFGNKKGKTNGNFNVDE